The Antennarius striatus isolate MH-2024 chromosome 23, ASM4005453v1, whole genome shotgun sequence genome has a segment encoding these proteins:
- the adissp gene encoding adipose-secreted signaling protein: MAAAKKSCAKTGGVRFSDEPSAAGAASHVHFDEKLHDSVVMVTPEDDGNFMVKVGFLKTQHRYEIVFTLPEVPALGRDVCPAPVPSPHLRITDIAAAPEGGLKVTCEYMAQQEGVLCEEVLLLSETNEDVCVRVRVHARVMDRHHGTPMLLEGVRCVGVELEYDSEQSDWQGFD; this comes from the exons gttGTGCCAAGACGGGGGGTGTGCGTTTCTCAGACGAACCCTCTGCCGCTGGAGCAGCATCGCATGTCCACTTTGACGAAAAGCTGCATGACTCCGTTGTCATGGTTACTCCAGAGGACGATGGCAACTTCATGGTTAAG GTGGGCTTCCTGAAGACGCAGCACCGATATGAAATCGTGTTCACCTTGCCCGAGGTCCCAGCTTTGGGGAGGGATGTGTGTCCGGCGCCGGTGCCCAGCCCACACCTTCGGATCACCGATATAGCAGCAGCACCCGAGG GAGGTTTGAAGGTGACATGTGAGTACATGGCCCAGCAGGAGGGGGTCCTGTGTgaggaggtgctgctgctgaGCGAAACCAACGAGGACGTCTGCGTCAGGGTCAGAGTTCACGCCAGAGTCATGG ATCGTCACCACGGCACGCCGATGCTGCTGGAGGGAGTCCGCTGCGTGGGCGTGGAGCTGGAGTACGACTCGGAGCAGAGCGACTGGCAAGGATTTGATTGA